In one Nicotiana sylvestris chromosome 8, ASM39365v2, whole genome shotgun sequence genomic region, the following are encoded:
- the LOC138876287 gene encoding uncharacterized protein, with protein sequence MKAQALADHLAENPVDDEYMPLSTYFPDEEVNSIEEMVPDDHPVWKMYFDRAVNIKGVGIGAILISPIGHHYPTTARLWFFCTNNTAEYEACIIGLKMAIDLDVNELLVMGDSNLLIWQAQGEWETRDIKLVPYRQCVRDLSKIFKSIEFRYIPRFHNELVDALATLASMLPYPGNTHIDPLESKFEINTVTATQSRQNQMVNHGIMT encoded by the coding sequence atgaaagcacaggctttggcagatcatttggcagagaatccagttgatgatgagtacatgccacttagcacatacttcccagatgaagaggtCAACTCAATAGAGGAAATGGTTCCAGACGATCACCCTGtatggaaaatgtattttgatAGGGCTGTCAATATCAAAGGAGTTGGGATCGGGGCAATCCTCATATCACCTATTGGACATCATTACCCTACAACGGCCCGACTTTGGTTCTTCTGTACCAATAATACCGCAGAATACGAAGCTTGTATCATAGGTTTGAAAATGGCCATTGATTTAGATGTGAATGAACTATTGGTTATGGGAGATTCTAACTTGCTTATCtggcaagcccaaggcgaatgggagactcgagacatCAAACTTGTTCCGTACAGACAATGTGTGCGAGATTTGAGCAAAATATTCAAATccatcgagttcaggtacattccccgATTTCACAACGAGCTAGTCGATGCCTTGGCTACTCTAGCCTCGATGCTCCCTTATCCAGGCAACACTCATATTGATCCACTAGAATCCAAGTTCGAAATCAACACGGTTACTGCAACACAATCGAGACAGAACCAGATGGtaaaccatggtatcatgacataa
- the LOC138876288 gene encoding uncharacterized protein translates to MGIDSFWLQWITSPSGWKPSLSKAVTKKAVVDFVHSNIICRVGIPKTIITDNAANLKLSFDEGVCEQFKIMHRHSTSYRPKANGAVEAVNKNIKKILRKMIKGSRQWHEKLPFALLGYRTTIRTSVGATPYLHVYKTEAVIPAEVEIPSLRIIVESEIEDTEWAKTRLEQRMLIDKKQLATIEAKGKFAPNWQGPYIIKKVLSKGALHLVDEERRVPDMTINTDAVKTYYV, encoded by the exons atgggaatagattcattttggttgcaatggattacttcaccaagtgggtggaagccGTCACTTTCAAAagcagtcaccaagaaagcagtggtagactttGTTCACTCCAACATCATTTGTCGCGTTGGTATCCCAAAGACTATTATCACTGACAATGCAGCcaatttaaaattgtcatttgaTGAAGGGGTATGCGAACAATTCAAAATCATGCATCGCCATTCTACCTCTtaccggccaaaagccaatggagcagttgaagcggtaaacaagaacatcaagaagattcttaggaagatgatcaaaggttccaggcaatggcatgaaaagttgccttttgctcttTTGGGATACCGTACGACTATTCGCACATCTGTTGGCGCAACTCCGTATCTACATGTATACAAAACTGAAGCTGTAATACCAGCTGAAGTCGAAATTCCCTCTCTCCGAATTATTGTGGAATCAGAGATTGAAGACACTGAGTGGGCCAAAACCCGATTAGAACAACGGATGTTGATCGATAAAAAACAGCTAGCAACA AtagaagctaaaggaaagttcgccccgaacTGGCAAGGACCCTACATCATCAAGAAAGTGTTATCAAAAGGTGCCTTGCACTTGGTAGATGAAGAAAGACGAGTACCAGACATGACTATTAACACAGATGCAGTCAAAACATATTATGTCTAA